The DNA sequence AATCGGCCTGGAGGTTTTCGCTGCGGTCTTCAATCCATTTGATCGGTGCACCCGTCAGGAAGGACACTGCAATAGCGATAACATAACCTGGGTAAACAGGTACTTTACCACCAAAACCACCACCAATATCCGGAGAAATTACGCGGATTCTTTCTTCCGTCAAGCCCACATGGCCAGCCACCAGTGCAATGACCGTACGGATGGCGTGCGGCGCCTGGGTGGTCATGTACATGGTCAGGTGGTTTTCCACCTTATTGTAGGAAGCCACACAACCACAGGTTTCGATCGACGCTACGTGAATCCGCGGGATGTGCATCTGTTGCTTTACCGTGACTTCCGCATTTCTGAAGATTGCATCCGTCTTGTCTTTATCGCCTACTTCCCAGTGCCAGATATGGTTGTCTTCCTTGCCCTCCTGATCGGTACGTAAAACCGGCGCATCGGGGTCGAGGGCTTCGAACGGATCCATCAAGGGCTTCATGGGCTCGTATTCCACGATCACGGCTTCTTTACCATCGCGGGCCGTATAGCGATCCGTGGCAATGACCGCAGCTACTTCCTGTGCCTGGTACATGACCGTATCCGTAGGCAGTACCATCTGGGTATCGGACATCAGGGTCGGCATCCAGTGGAGGCCATACTGCTCCAGGTCTTTGCCCGTGACTACGGCGATTACACCGGGAATTTCCAGTGCTTTCGAGGCATCGATTTTTTTAATTTTTGCGTAAGCATACGGACTTCTAACAATGTCCATATACAGCATTCCGGGAAGTTTTACGTCATCAACGTAGTTGCCCTTCCCCTGGATGAACCGGGCATCTTCCTTCCTTTTTTTGGAATGCCCCATGCCACCTATTTCCTTAGATGTTTTGCACTTTATCATAATTAATGTAAGTTTCTTGATTTAGTATTCTGACGGAAATGCCGAAGGCTTACCTAGGGCTTCTTGGCTCCGTCGCTAAACGAATTCAGGCTCGGTAGAAGGTAGTTCTTTGCCCTGCATTTTGGCTGAGGTCCACTGAATGGCTTTCACGATGTTGTTATAGCCCGTACAACGGCAGAGGTTGCCGGAGATTCCCCAGCGGATTTCTTCTTCGGTTGGGTTGGGGTTTCTTTCCAGCATTTCTACGGCCCGCATCATCATACCGGGGGTGCAGAAACCGCAGTGCAAAGCGTGATTGAGGTGAAAGCCTTCCTGAATAGGGTGCAAACCTTCTGTGGTGGCAAGCCCTTCAACGGTGGTGATTTCTTTGCCATCGGCTTGAACAGCCAATACCGTGCACGACTTGGCAGAACGCCCGTTGATCAAAATGGTGCAAGCTCCGCAGCTGGAGGTATCGCAACCAATGTGAGTACCGGTCATAGAAAGTTGTTCCCGGATCAGGTGAACCAATAAAGTGCGTGGTTCTACTTCTACGGTATGGGCGGTGCCATTGACCGTTAGGTTGATTGTTTTTTTCATCGTCTTTTACTTTTTAGCTCTTGCAATGGCTTGGTTCAACATTCTTTTGGTAATGACCTTTACCAGGTGGCGCTTGTAGTCTTCGTCGCCGCGTAGATCATCAGAAGGATTGCAATCTTCAGCGGCATACTTTGCGGCTAAGGCAATGTCTTCCTCGGTGAGCTTGCTGCCTACCAGTACGGCTTCGGAGCGCTCAGCCCGCATGGGCAGTGGGTTGACATTGGTAAGGCCTATTCCGGCTTTGGTACAAACACCATTTCCATCAATTTGTACGACCGCAGCAACACCAGCCGTGGCATAGTCGCCTACTTTGCGTTCTGCTTTATAGTAGGCACTCCCGAAGTGACCGGTAGCCGCTGGAATTTTAATCTCCGTAAGGATCTCTCCGTGTTGAACGGCAGTGGTATAAAAGCCGTAGAAGAAGTCGTTGATGGAGACCTCTCTTTGTCCGTCCTGGCCAGAGATAACGACCGTAGCATCCAGCGCAATCATTACTGCCGGATGGTCATTGGCGGCATCACCGTGAGCGATGTTCCCTCCGATGGTGCCAAAATTTCGCACCTGGGGGTCGGCGATAAGCTTGGTTGCATCACCAAAGATGTGGTACTTGGCCTTGATCAGGTCCGATTCTTCCAAATCAGCCTCTCTGGTCATGGCACCAATCTTGAGGTAGCCGTCTTCCTCTTTGATGTAAGCCAGGCCCGGAATGTTGTTGATGTCAATCAGGTGCGTGGGTGCTGCAAAGCGCAGCTTCATCATCGGAATGAGACTATGCCCTCCGGCGAGAATTTTCGCATCGTCCCCGTAGTCATGCAGCAGCTGGAAGGCTTCTGCCAGCGTGCTAGGGGAATCGTAGTTGAAGTTTTCCGCAATCATATTTTACGATATAAAGTGGTTAAGTTTTTTTGATGATTAAGTAGGGTTGAGCATATTTATAATAGTAGTGTAAAAAGCTACCGTTCAGCCAGATACCGAAAAATAGTAGCATCACACCGATATAGTAATTGACCGAGGAAATAAAGTAAAACTGCCCTAGTACCAGAAATGCAATCCCGGCAAGGGCCAGTAGTAAAGCTATCCAGGTTTTCGTCCCTTTCTGATTGAAGACGATGCTACCCATGACCACTAAGGCCAGTGCGATGGTAACGTAAGACATGATACTACCGGCATTGGGGTAGAGCATATTGCCAGAGCAAAGAGAAACAGCTCCGGAATACGCCATTAAGCAGAAAGGACATTTAGGCAGCACAGCTACGGCTACGGCAGGCAACCAAGATAAGATGCCTCTACTTTTATTGTTGCTACATGAATTACCACCTGTGCATGTTTTACCTTTCATCGCTACCAATGCATTTTTTAAAAAAATTGAATCCGACGAAAACTTATGTATGACCCTTCAACCACGAAAAACTAGGAAGATAAAACTTACGTGGTCCTATGACTTAGTAATTTGACGGAAATAACTTATTCCATTTTCCTAACGATTCGCGAATATTTTCACGCAAGCTCCTTTTAGTTGCTTGCTTAGAAAATTTTAGCGAATCAAAAATGGAATCAGTTATTTTGGTTCCGTCACTTAAAGAAAATTTTTAAGCAAAATCTGTAATGGGGATCATTCTACCGCATCCAAACAAGGTTGACAACTGCCGTTCTTTTAGCACGCAGCAATAACAAACTTATTTTGGAATTGTTTATAGGTGGCTAATATAAATAACGAATACAATGCAATATACAGCTTTATATTAGGAATAATAAACAAGCGCAATATTTAATAAACCATCTATTTTGTATTAGCCTGGAAAAGATTGGCATCCCCCATTAATTGGCTAAGCGAAATATGCGTAGACCTCATCAGGCAGGGATAGCAGCGGTTCCGCTCCTGTAGAGCGGAAAGAGCGAATAGCCCGGCCGCCACCCTTTTGGTGGCGGGCCTGCCCAATAAAACACCACAAAGCTGCCGTATTTGCACCAATACGCAATAAAACTTGTCATTTTGACAGCAAATCAGGTCTGGCATAGCCTTTGCCTTTCTTTAGCGTATCCAGAGTAAACCATAAATACGTATGAAAAAAGGTAACATAGCAGTACAGACGGAAAACATCTTTCCGATTATTAAGCAGTTTTTGTATTCCGACCAGGAGATTTTCCTTCGGGAGTTGATTTCTAATGCTGTTGATGCCACCACCAAACTCAAAACGCTGGCCCAAAAAGGGGAAGCCACCGGTGAATTGGGGGACTTGACCATTGAAATCATCGCTGACAAAGAGAACAAGACGCTGACGATTCGTGACCGTGGTATCGGTATGACGGAAGAAGAGGTGGAAAAATACCTCAACCAGGTGGCTTTCTCCAGCGCCCAGGACTTTTTGGAAAAATACAAAGACGAGGCGAATATCATTGGCCATTTCGGACTCGGATTCTACTCTGCATTTATGGTTGCAAGCAAAGTAGAAGCTGTTACTAAATCTTTCCAGGAAGGTGCCCAAGGGGTAACCTGGTCATGTGAAGGGGATCCCTCGTTTGAGCTGGTCAACAACGATAAAGCAAGCCGCGGTACGGACATCGTTCTTCATATTTCAGACGATGCCACCGAGTACCTGGAAGATAGCCGGATTGAAGAACTGCTGAACAAATATTGTAAGTTTTTGCCCATTCCGATTCAGTTTGGAACGCGCAAAGAATCAGTGACGGAAGGCGAGGGTGAAGAAGCGGAAACCAAAGAGATTGAAGTGCCTAACATCATCAATGAGCACGATCCGATCTGGAAAAAATCACCTAGCGATCTGACCGATGAGGATTACAAGGACTTCTACCAGG is a window from the Lewinella sp. LCG006 genome containing:
- a CDS encoding (2Fe-2S)-binding protein, which codes for MKKTINLTVNGTAHTVEVEPRTLLVHLIREQLSMTGTHIGCDTSSCGACTILINGRSAKSCTVLAVQADGKEITTVEGLATTEGLHPIQEGFHLNHALHCGFCTPGMMMRAVEMLERNPNPTEEEIRWGISGNLCRCTGYNNIVKAIQWTSAKMQGKELPSTEPEFV
- a CDS encoding xanthine dehydrogenase family protein subunit M, whose protein sequence is MIAENFNYDSPSTLAEAFQLLHDYGDDAKILAGGHSLIPMMKLRFAAPTHLIDINNIPGLAYIKEEDGYLKIGAMTREADLEESDLIKAKYHIFGDATKLIADPQVRNFGTIGGNIAHGDAANDHPAVMIALDATVVISGQDGQREVSINDFFYGFYTTAVQHGEILTEIKIPAATGHFGSAYYKAERKVGDYATAGVAAVVQIDGNGVCTKAGIGLTNVNPLPMRAERSEAVLVGSKLTEEDIALAAKYAAEDCNPSDDLRGDEDYKRHLVKVITKRMLNQAIARAKK